The following are encoded together in the Planococcus antarcticus DSM 14505 genome:
- a CDS encoding helix-turn-helix domain-containing protein has product MKQLSKRIKDLREAKGLSTEELAEEIGFAKSTVWAYESGKKQVSVVHLERLADYFEISVDSLLDRSERTINVDLQNTSFLNDYNLMLDDQPLNQHEIAEAASFIQVKRRMGSYGVATS; this is encoded by the coding sequence ATGAAACAGTTAAGCAAACGAATCAAGGACTTAAGAGAAGCTAAAGGACTATCTACTGAAGAATTGGCAGAAGAAATCGGCTTTGCAAAAAGTACGGTCTGGGCTTATGAAAGTGGAAAGAAACAAGTTTCTGTAGTGCATCTCGAAAGACTTGCCGATTATTTTGAGATATCAGTAGACAGTTTGTTGGATCGCAGCGAACGGACAATCAATGTGGATCTTCAAAACACTAGCTTCTTAAACGATTACAATTTAATGCTGGATGACCAGCCACTCAATCAGCATGAAATTGCTGAAGCTGCGTCTTTCATACAAGTTAAACGTCGTATGGGCAGTTATGGAGTTGCGACTTCTTAA
- a CDS encoding Na+/H+ antiporter subunit E, with translation MPAQFLLNITIALLWTLLMDEDAFYIPTFLTGYLIGIGILFLMHRFFGTKFYLLRVYSAVKLLLIFISELSQSSLLIMKQILSPKLKIKPGIFTYEHSMEGDYELTTLALLLTLTPGSVVMEVSPDGKIFYIHAMDIESSRDSVLKSIKVFEKAIMEVTRN, from the coding sequence GTGCCGGCTCAATTCCTGTTAAATATCACCATTGCTTTGCTGTGGACATTGTTGATGGATGAAGACGCTTTTTATATTCCAACTTTTTTAACTGGTTATTTGATTGGTATCGGAATTCTTTTCCTCATGCACCGTTTCTTTGGGACCAAGTTTTATTTACTGCGAGTCTACTCTGCCGTTAAACTATTGCTGATTTTTATTTCGGAACTTTCTCAATCCAGTTTGCTGATCATGAAACAGATTCTAAGCCCGAAGCTGAAAATAAAACCCGGCATCTTCACTTATGAGCACAGCATGGAAGGTGATTACGAGTTGACCACACTTGCCCTCCTGCTGACTCTTACACCGGGCTCTGTCGTAATGGAAGTATCTCCGGACGGGAAAATTTTCTATATCCATGCAATGGATATAGAAAGTTCGCGTGATTCCGTACTGAAGTCCATCAAGGTTTTTGAAAAAGCAATTATGGAGGTGACGAGAAATTGA
- a CDS encoding DUF1538 domain-containing protein, whose product MNIHVFDGFQTVLVEVSMALLPLLVFFAAFQIFMLKLPVQRVLQVGLGFILTFLGLSFFLQGVHVGFMPVGTMMGEELGNWENKWLLIPIGFVLGFTATFAEPAVSIMTDEVDQETGGYISQKMMLYTLSLGVGVSIALSMLRILMDWSLWYFIIPGYLLVFILVLFSTQTFIGIAFDSGGVATGPMTVTFIVAVAVGISTAIEGSDPMTDGFGMIALVALTPIIAVLLLGLIFTRKGGKKSNDS is encoded by the coding sequence GTGAATATTCATGTTTTCGATGGATTTCAAACGGTACTGGTGGAAGTCAGCATGGCGCTGCTCCCGCTTCTGGTTTTCTTCGCTGCTTTTCAGATCTTCATGCTGAAACTGCCTGTGCAGCGAGTTCTACAGGTGGGGCTCGGTTTTATTTTGACCTTTCTTGGCCTTTCCTTTTTTCTGCAAGGTGTCCATGTCGGTTTTATGCCGGTTGGAACAATGATGGGAGAAGAACTTGGCAACTGGGAAAATAAATGGTTGTTGATTCCAATCGGTTTCGTTCTTGGCTTTACCGCAACTTTTGCTGAACCGGCAGTCAGTATCATGACAGATGAGGTCGATCAAGAAACCGGAGGATACATCTCACAAAAAATGATGCTTTATACTTTATCCTTGGGAGTCGGCGTCTCTATCGCGTTGTCCATGCTTAGAATATTAATGGACTGGTCGTTATGGTATTTTATCATTCCTGGTTATCTGCTGGTATTTATCCTTGTACTTTTTTCAACTCAGACCTTCATTGGCATCGCTTTTGATTCTGGCGGGGTGGCGACCGGGCCCATGACCGTTACATTTATCGTTGCTGTGGCAGTGGGGATTTCAACCGCAATTGAGGGCAGTGATCCTATGACGGATGGCTTCGGTATGATTGCCCTCGTGGCCCTCACCCCAATTATCGCTGTCCTGTTGCTGGGCCTGATCTTCACTAGAAAAGGTGGGAAAAAATCCAATGATTCTTAA
- a CDS encoding peptide MFS transporter, with product MSEKYSRQEIVNSVPQKGFFGHPKGLFTLFFTEFWERFSYYGMRAILVFYMYYEMSAGGLGLDKTTALSIMSIYGSLVYMSGIIGGWLADRIFGTSRAVFYGGVLIMLGHIALAIPGNLALFFVSMVLIVLGTGLLKPNVSSVVGEIYAENDDRRDAGFSIFYMGINMGGFLAPLIVGTVGMRISFHLGFSIAAVGMFLGLVIFLATKKKNLGLAGTIVPNPLLPSERKTTIKIFTIGALVIAAAVAIGIPTGLLTFDSFVATVGIFGILIPVAYFTVMYRSKKTTEVERSHLLAYIPLFIASVMFWAIQEQGSTILAAYADTRTDLEFAGISISPAWFQSLNPLFIIMLAPVFAWLWVKLGSKQPSIPQKFSLGLLFAGLSFLVILLPAYFGGASALVNPLWLVLSYFIVVLGELCLSPVGLSATTKLAPAAFSAQTMSLWFLSNAAAQAINAQLVKFYTVENEMMYFGIIGGVSIVLSILLFIFAPRIQGFMKGVR from the coding sequence ATGTCTGAAAAGTATTCTCGGCAAGAAATTGTGAATAGTGTTCCTCAAAAAGGCTTTTTTGGTCATCCCAAAGGGCTATTCACGTTATTTTTTACAGAGTTCTGGGAGCGGTTCTCCTATTATGGAATGAGAGCCATTCTAGTTTTTTATATGTATTACGAAATGTCCGCAGGTGGTCTTGGTCTAGATAAAACGACCGCGTTATCCATCATGTCTATATACGGATCACTTGTTTATATGTCTGGAATCATCGGTGGCTGGTTAGCCGACCGGATATTCGGTACGTCAAGGGCCGTTTTTTATGGTGGGGTTCTTATTATGCTCGGACACATCGCTTTAGCGATTCCCGGAAACCTCGCTTTGTTCTTTGTTTCCATGGTGCTGATTGTCCTAGGTACTGGACTTTTGAAGCCCAACGTATCGAGTGTCGTAGGTGAAATTTACGCTGAAAACGATGATCGCCGCGATGCAGGCTTCAGTATTTTCTACATGGGGATCAACATGGGTGGCTTTCTCGCTCCGTTAATTGTCGGTACCGTCGGGATGAGAATCAGCTTCCATTTAGGTTTCAGTATTGCAGCTGTCGGCATGTTCCTTGGTTTGGTCATATTTTTAGCTACAAAAAAGAAAAATCTTGGCTTGGCTGGAACAATTGTGCCAAATCCTTTATTGCCTTCGGAACGTAAGACGACAATTAAAATTTTCACAATCGGCGCCTTGGTTATCGCGGCAGCTGTTGCCATTGGGATTCCAACTGGATTACTAACTTTTGATAGCTTCGTAGCTACTGTCGGAATTTTCGGAATTCTGATTCCGGTCGCTTATTTCACAGTGATGTATCGCAGCAAAAAAACGACAGAAGTGGAACGCTCACATTTACTGGCTTATATTCCATTGTTCATTGCCTCAGTTATGTTCTGGGCGATTCAAGAACAAGGTTCAACAATTCTTGCCGCATATGCGGATACGCGTACGGACCTTGAATTTGCAGGAATCAGCATTTCTCCCGCATGGTTCCAATCTTTAAATCCGTTATTCATCATCATGCTGGCTCCAGTCTTTGCTTGGCTGTGGGTTAAGCTTGGAAGTAAACAACCATCTATTCCACAAAAGTTCTCTCTTGGCCTATTATTTGCCGGATTGTCCTTCCTGGTAATCCTATTGCCTGCTTACTTCGGCGGCGCTTCAGCATTGGTCAACCCACTTTGGTTGGTTCTTAGTTATTTCATCGTCGTACTTGGTGAACTTTGTCTCTCTCCAGTAGGATTATCGGCAACAACCAAATTGGCACCTGCCGCTTTTTCTGCTCAAACAATGAGCCTGTGGTTCCTTTCCAACGCTGCCGCTCAAGCAATCAATGCGCAATTGGTCAAGTTCTACACAGTAGAAAATGAAATGATGTATTTCGGAATCATTGGGGGCGTTTCCATCGTCCTCAGTATCCTATTATTCATCTTCGCACCGCGTATCCAAGGATTTATGAAAGGTGTCCGGTAA
- a CDS encoding DUF1538 domain-containing protein: MENVRDTFKEVAAAILPVTIVVIVLQLVFIRVPFEAVIQFLVGVLFVSLGFFLFLIGVNAGLLPIGEMIGRRLPSTKKAGFIIATGFLLGLVVTVAEPDVRVLAKQIEEVSAGAVSAGILIFSVSLGLAIFVALAMIRTIFRIPLHYMLIGGYTLVFLLSFFVPESFISISFDSGGVTTGPMAVPFILALGIGVASVLRTEDDSSGEKFGLIGLASIGPILAVMVLGVLFR; encoded by the coding sequence ATGGAAAATGTGAGAGACACTTTTAAAGAAGTTGCCGCCGCAATCCTTCCCGTCACTATAGTCGTCATTGTTTTACAGCTCGTCTTTATTAGAGTGCCCTTTGAAGCAGTCATCCAATTTCTGGTTGGGGTACTTTTTGTCAGCCTCGGATTTTTCCTGTTCCTTATCGGGGTCAATGCCGGGCTGTTACCCATCGGCGAAATGATCGGCAGGAGGCTCCCAAGCACAAAAAAAGCCGGATTTATTATTGCAACCGGCTTTTTACTGGGCCTTGTAGTTACTGTTGCCGAACCCGATGTCCGTGTTCTTGCAAAACAAATTGAAGAAGTATCAGCAGGAGCGGTCAGTGCAGGCATACTCATCTTCTCAGTATCTCTCGGTTTGGCTATTTTCGTCGCACTGGCTATGATCCGCACCATCTTTAGAATTCCCCTCCACTATATGCTCATCGGCGGTTATACTCTGGTTTTTCTCTTATCTTTTTTTGTACCTGAATCCTTTATCTCCATTTCCTTTGATTCCGGAGGTGTGACGACTGGCCCAATGGCAGTTCCATTTATCTTGGCCCTTGGAATTGGCGTGGCTTCTGTGCTCCGCACAGAGGATGACAGTTCCGGTGAAAAATTCGGCTTAATCGGGCTGGCATCCATTGGGCCGATTCTGGCAGTGATGGTGCTGGGGGTGCTATTCAGGTGA
- a CDS encoding Na+/H+ antiporter subunit D translates to MNNILVLPMLLPIIVGVLLIFLRTYGRIQAWISIAAMVVTAGISFYLLHTVQTDGIFRLDFGGWEPPFGILFVADSFAVLLVLTSSIVTAVCLSYALISTSKELQTMYFYPTVLFLAAGVNGSFLTGDLFNLFVCFEVMLLSSYVLLTLGNSKRQLREAIKYVSINIVSSWFFLVALAFLYGAVGTLNMAHVAERVAEVGQTPLLTTISIIFLTVFSLKAGLLLYFWLPGSYSSPPAVTSALFGALLTKVGIYALFRVFSLIFYHQPEITHTIIGIMAALTLIGGSLGAIAFNDLRSIAAYNVVIAVGFMLVGLAIATPAAIEGSIYYLIHDMVAKALLFLLVGTMITLSGTSKMAGMSGLMKNYPLLGWSFFIAMLSLAGIPPLSGFIGKVLISSAAIDSGSYVLLSLALLSSIFVLYSLLRVFKNCFWGATIVSKEEQLPLRRGVLLPCLALVFLTISIGLGTEGLSPYVTDAAETLLNPGIYIDAVLGIIQ, encoded by the coding sequence ATGAATAATATCTTAGTCCTCCCTATGCTTCTTCCGATTATTGTTGGTGTACTGCTGATTTTCCTCCGGACCTATGGCCGTATCCAAGCCTGGATAAGCATTGCCGCCATGGTCGTGACTGCTGGCATCTCTTTCTATCTTTTGCATACGGTACAGACTGATGGCATTTTCCGTTTGGATTTCGGGGGCTGGGAACCGCCTTTCGGCATTTTATTCGTCGCCGATTCCTTTGCCGTTCTGCTGGTTCTGACCTCCAGCATTGTGACAGCTGTTTGCTTGAGCTATGCACTGATTTCCACCAGTAAAGAGCTGCAGACCATGTATTTTTATCCGACTGTGCTGTTTCTGGCAGCCGGCGTCAACGGTTCGTTCTTGACCGGCGATTTATTCAATTTGTTTGTCTGTTTTGAAGTGATGCTGTTGTCTTCTTATGTACTGTTGACTTTGGGAAACTCCAAACGCCAGCTGCGCGAAGCCATAAAATATGTGTCCATCAATATCGTTTCTTCCTGGTTCTTCCTAGTGGCTTTGGCTTTCCTCTACGGAGCAGTTGGTACATTGAATATGGCGCATGTGGCTGAACGGGTTGCAGAAGTAGGCCAAACCCCTCTGCTGACCACTATCAGCATCATCTTTTTGACCGTCTTTAGTTTAAAGGCTGGATTGCTTCTGTATTTCTGGCTTCCTGGATCTTATAGTTCACCGCCTGCTGTGACCTCCGCCCTTTTTGGCGCTTTATTGACCAAGGTTGGCATTTACGCTCTTTTCCGTGTTTTTTCACTGATCTTTTACCACCAGCCGGAAATTACGCATACCATCATCGGCATCATGGCTGCACTGACCTTGATCGGAGGCAGTTTAGGGGCAATCGCTTTTAATGACCTTCGCAGCATTGCAGCTTATAACGTGGTAATTGCTGTCGGTTTCATGCTGGTCGGTTTGGCGATTGCCACTCCTGCTGCTATTGAAGGGTCCATTTACTACCTGATTCACGACATGGTTGCCAAAGCACTGCTGTTTTTACTTGTCGGTACGATGATCACGCTGAGTGGCACTTCAAAAATGGCAGGGATGAGCGGACTCATGAAAAATTATCCACTGCTTGGCTGGTCTTTCTTCATCGCAATGCTATCGCTTGCTGGCATTCCGCCACTCAGCGGTTTTATCGGAAAAGTCCTGATTTCTAGCGCGGCAATCGATAGCGGGTCCTATGTGCTGCTGTCACTGGCACTGTTATCTAGCATTTTTGTGCTTTACTCTCTGCTTCGCGTCTTTAAAAACTGTTTCTGGGGAGCAACAATTGTTAGCAAGGAAGAGCAGCTGCCATTGCGCAGAGGCGTCCTGTTGCCTTGTTTGGCGCTCGTATTCCTGACCATCAGCATTGGTTTGGGCACGGAAGGATTATCGCCTTATGTTACGGATGCTGCTGAAACATTACTGAATCCAGGTATTTACATCGATGCGGTCTTAGGCATCATCCAGTAA
- a CDS encoding Na+/H+ antiporter subunit G, whose protein sequence is MNINIIGEYFGVFLILIGSIMAVISAIGILRLPDVYTRSHAATKSSTLAVLLSLLGTFIYFWASENFISVRLLLGITFVFLTAPVSGHLITRAAYRSNVKLADSSKEDALEELLKK, encoded by the coding sequence TTGAACATAAACATCATCGGTGAATACTTCGGCGTTTTTCTAATTCTGATTGGAAGCATTATGGCTGTAATCAGTGCCATCGGGATTCTTCGGCTCCCCGATGTCTACACGCGTTCACACGCCGCCACCAAAAGTTCTACATTGGCAGTTCTGCTGTCCTTATTAGGCACCTTTATTTACTTTTGGGCATCCGAAAACTTTATCAGCGTCCGTCTCCTGTTGGGCATAACGTTTGTCTTTTTAACAGCACCTGTCTCTGGTCATCTGATTACACGGGCTGCATACCGTTCAAATGTTAAATTGGCTGACTCTTCTAAAGAAGATGCATTGGAAGAGTTATTAAAAAAATAA
- a CDS encoding universal stress protein, whose protein sequence is MKKIRGRMDESILVCVFYGPNGERLINRGNKLATMLDCPLYILTVDQKSIDEFDAEKASYVERWRELAEEYEAEEFIVRDSEKRPSAKVIAEVAHEFNITQIIIGQTARSRWEEITKGSFLNMLLREIPLVDLHVVSLARTVKGVEGDEFEKGVRCYLVKDEDSYKINFTQSKNCQLEGIFFKEIGTDFDNGIFKFMHDNKVYQVEVTEDWIDLPEIIDECLDKELVKK, encoded by the coding sequence ATGAAGAAAATCAGAGGACGAATGGATGAAAGCATCCTGGTATGTGTTTTTTATGGGCCGAATGGTGAACGTTTGATCAATCGGGGTAATAAACTTGCTACTATGTTGGATTGTCCATTGTATATTTTAACAGTGGATCAAAAGTCTATTGATGAATTTGACGCTGAAAAAGCATCCTATGTTGAACGATGGAGAGAACTTGCTGAAGAGTACGAAGCTGAAGAGTTTATTGTTCGTGATAGTGAAAAACGCCCCTCTGCAAAAGTGATTGCGGAAGTGGCTCATGAGTTCAATATTACACAAATTATTATTGGACAGACTGCAAGAAGCAGATGGGAAGAAATTACTAAAGGTTCGTTCCTGAATATGCTGCTGCGTGAAATTCCATTAGTCGATCTTCATGTCGTTTCTTTGGCTCGCACAGTCAAGGGTGTTGAAGGGGACGAGTTTGAAAAGGGTGTACGCTGTTACTTGGTAAAAGACGAAGACAGCTACAAGATCAATTTTACCCAATCAAAAAACTGCCAGCTTGAAGGGATTTTCTTTAAGGAAATCGGTACCGATTTTGATAACGGTATCTTCAAATTCATGCATGACAATAAAGTGTATCAAGTGGAAGTGACGGAAGACTGGATTGACTTACCTGAAATTATTGACGAATGCTTAGATAAAGAATTAGTGAAAAAGTAA
- a CDS encoding Na(+)/H(+) antiporter subunit C, giving the protein MESLIIILVGVLTTVAIYLVLSKNVVRIILGTAILSHAVHLLILSMGGLKLGTVPLLGEEAETYVDALPQALILTAIVISFAVTAFVLVLAYRVHQELGTDNVGAMRGSDDE; this is encoded by the coding sequence GTGGAATCATTGATCATTATTTTGGTCGGCGTCCTTACCACGGTCGCTATCTATCTCGTATTATCCAAAAATGTAGTGCGCATCATATTGGGAACTGCCATCTTGTCGCACGCTGTCCATCTGCTGATCTTGTCGATGGGTGGTTTGAAACTGGGTACGGTCCCGCTGCTCGGTGAAGAGGCTGAAACTTACGTGGATGCACTGCCTCAGGCACTGATTTTAACAGCAATTGTTATCAGCTTTGCTGTTACAGCCTTCGTCCTCGTGCTGGCCTACCGCGTTCACCAGGAGCTGGGTACAGATAATGTAGGAGCCATGAGAGGTTCTGATGATGAATAA
- a CDS encoding Na(+)/H(+) antiporter subunit B: protein MNINDVILKTVSKAVVLIILTFGIYLFLSGHNQPGGGFIGGLVIASAFVLMFLSYDSETVSDALPIDFKKLSAFGVLLATLSGVAPMFFGGAFLAQSFGYFDLPIFGKTELATVTIFEAGIALTVIGVVVNIILSISEDE from the coding sequence ATGAACATCAATGACGTGATTTTAAAAACTGTGTCAAAAGCTGTCGTCTTAATTATTTTGACTTTCGGCATTTACCTGTTCCTTTCCGGACATAATCAGCCTGGTGGTGGATTCATTGGCGGATTGGTAATCGCTTCGGCTTTCGTGTTGATGTTTTTATCCTATGATTCGGAAACTGTCAGTGACGCATTGCCGATTGATTTCAAGAAACTGTCTGCGTTCGGCGTCTTATTGGCCACGTTGAGCGGAGTAGCTCCAATGTTTTTTGGTGGTGCTTTTTTGGCTCAGAGCTTCGGCTACTTCGATTTGCCGATCTTCGGTAAAACCGAACTTGCCACTGTCACCATATTTGAAGCCGGCATCGCATTAACAGTCATCGGCGTTGTCGTGAATATTATTCTTAGTATAAGTGAGGATGAGTAG
- a CDS encoding Na(+)/H(+) antiporter subunit F1 yields MIDTLLTIALSLFILAIILALYRIIRGPSMPDRVVALDIIGVNLISGVAVFSVVLSTHAFLEVILIVGILAFISTLALARFVERGDIVEHKHHR; encoded by the coding sequence TTGATCGATACCCTTTTGACAATCGCTCTATCCCTTTTTATACTGGCCATCATTCTGGCGCTTTACCGGATTATTCGCGGACCTTCGATGCCGGACCGCGTAGTCGCATTGGATATAATCGGGGTCAATTTGATCTCAGGAGTAGCTGTATTCTCCGTTGTTCTCAGCACCCATGCATTTCTCGAAGTCATCTTGATTGTCGGTATTCTAGCATTTATCAGTACCCTCGCTTTAGCGCGTTTTGTTGAAAGGGGCGATATCGTTGAACATAAACATCATCGGTGA
- a CDS encoding Na+/H+ antiporter subunit A, which translates to MYSLILAILIPFIAAALIPLIHKRIGALHIGWLVLLVPFTLFVIFVIQIPTISNGEQLIQSVNWIPSMGINFTAYLDGLSLIMVLLITGMGSLVVLYSIYYLSSSDSFPHFYAYLLLFMGAMMGAVLSDNLLVLYIFWELTSISSFLLIAFWYHRKNSRYGAQKSLLITVFGGFGMLAGFLMLHSMTGTFSIREIAAVIGQYTEHALFYPAMFLVLLGAFTKSAQFPFHIWLPDAMEAPTPVSAYLHSATMVKAGIYLVARFTPLFGGSAAWFWTVTLVGLVTLFWGAFCAVRQTDLKALLAYSTISQLGLIMSLFGLGSAALHFGDGELGELYGLAIFAALFHMVNHSTFKGALFMVIGIIDHQVGTRDIRRLGGLMSFLPITFTFAVIGSFSMAGLPFFNGFLSKEMFFTATVNATSLPLFGTSAWGLLIPVVAWVASVFTFVYCMIFVFRTFFGTPQLKKLDRKPVEPSIGMLISPAILCVLIVGLFFAPNLLGDHLLKPALNGIIPGIPGAAPHISAWHGFNAELFMTLGIIVIGTVLFLTFRSWYKIYLIQPAGWNFTVLYNSFLKDLKKAANWFTTRYMTGYLPAYFAYTFIFFIVTSGGVLIFTGALSIDLTADSPISFYEGMLAAAMAIAAIAILFAKSRLTAILLNGVLGFSIAIFFVLFRAPDLALTQLVIETVTTALFLLCFNFLPEWTKEDSPKRTKLRNAAIAISGGLTVTLIGLTVNSGKLFDSISGYFEDSYELTGGDNIVNAILGNFRAFDTMLESLVLFIAGLGVYTLIRLKLGKGPKKDEHQ; encoded by the coding sequence GTGTACTCACTGATCTTAGCTATCTTAATTCCTTTTATCGCCGCCGCCCTTATTCCGCTCATACATAAACGAATCGGAGCACTGCACATCGGCTGGCTCGTGCTTTTGGTCCCTTTCACTTTGTTTGTTATTTTCGTCATACAGATCCCCACTATATCAAATGGGGAACAACTGATTCAATCAGTCAACTGGATTCCTTCAATGGGCATTAACTTTACAGCTTATCTTGATGGCCTCAGCTTGATCATGGTTCTACTAATCACCGGTATGGGGAGCCTTGTAGTTCTTTACTCCATCTACTATTTATCATCTTCCGATTCTTTCCCACATTTTTACGCTTACTTGCTGCTGTTCATGGGCGCTATGATGGGTGCTGTCCTATCTGACAACCTCCTTGTTCTGTACATCTTCTGGGAATTAACCAGCATTTCTTCCTTCCTGCTTATCGCTTTCTGGTATCACCGTAAAAATTCCCGCTATGGTGCTCAAAAGTCATTATTGATTACCGTATTCGGCGGTTTCGGAATGCTTGCCGGATTCTTAATGCTGCATTCTATGACAGGCACTTTCAGCATTCGGGAAATTGCAGCTGTCATTGGCCAGTACACTGAACATGCTTTGTTTTATCCGGCAATGTTTCTGGTGCTGCTCGGTGCCTTCACCAAATCGGCACAGTTTCCTTTCCACATCTGGCTGCCGGATGCGATGGAAGCACCGACTCCTGTCAGTGCTTATCTGCACTCTGCCACGATGGTCAAAGCAGGTATTTACTTGGTCGCTCGTTTCACCCCGCTTTTTGGAGGAAGTGCTGCTTGGTTCTGGACAGTCACACTCGTGGGGCTTGTCACTTTATTCTGGGGAGCATTCTGTGCCGTCCGTCAGACAGATTTGAAGGCCTTACTCGCCTATTCCACTATCAGCCAGCTGGGTTTGATCATGAGTCTGTTCGGTCTGGGGTCAGCCGCTTTACATTTTGGCGATGGCGAATTAGGTGAACTTTATGGATTGGCCATATTTGCTGCATTGTTCCATATGGTCAACCACTCTACATTTAAGGGAGCACTTTTCATGGTGATCGGCATCATCGATCACCAGGTTGGAACGCGCGACATCCGGCGCTTGGGGGGACTCATGTCGTTTCTGCCCATCACTTTTACATTCGCTGTCATCGGCAGCTTTTCAATGGCCGGGTTGCCTTTTTTTAACGGGTTTTTGAGTAAGGAAATGTTTTTTACAGCCACGGTCAATGCGACTAGCCTTCCCCTTTTCGGAACCTCGGCATGGGGCTTGCTGATTCCTGTGGTCGCCTGGGTCGCTTCTGTATTCACTTTCGTCTACTGTATGATTTTTGTGTTCCGTACTTTTTTTGGTACACCTCAATTAAAGAAGTTGGATCGAAAACCGGTAGAGCCGTCAATTGGCATGCTCATTTCTCCGGCCATTCTTTGCGTATTGATTGTCGGCTTGTTTTTTGCCCCCAACCTGCTCGGTGACCACTTACTGAAACCCGCTCTGAATGGCATCATTCCCGGAATTCCAGGAGCTGCCCCTCATATTTCGGCATGGCATGGTTTTAATGCCGAATTATTTATGACATTGGGAATTATAGTAATTGGAACAGTTCTTTTCCTTACTTTCCGTAGCTGGTACAAGATTTACCTCATCCAGCCAGCGGGATGGAATTTCACCGTGCTTTACAATTCTTTCCTGAAGGATTTAAAAAAAGCAGCAAATTGGTTTACTACCCGCTACATGACAGGCTATCTCCCTGCGTATTTTGCCTATACTTTTATTTTCTTCATTGTGACATCTGGAGGAGTACTTATTTTCACCGGCGCATTGTCGATTGACCTGACAGCCGATTCGCCCATCAGTTTTTATGAAGGCATGCTAGCAGCTGCCATGGCAATCGCGGCTATCGCCATCTTATTCGCAAAGTCTCGACTTACAGCCATCTTGCTGAATGGGGTGCTAGGCTTTTCCATCGCCATTTTCTTTGTGCTATTCCGGGCGCCGGATTTGGCTTTGACACAGTTGGTCATTGAAACCGTGACAACTGCCTTGTTCCTGTTGTGCTTCAACTTTTTACCGGAATGGACAAAAGAAGATTCTCCCAAACGGACAAAGCTCCGGAATGCGGCTATCGCCATCAGCGGAGGTTTAACGGTCACGCTGATTGGTTTGACCGTCAACAGCGGAAAATTATTTGACAGCATCTCCGGTTATTTTGAAGATTCCTACGAACTGACAGGAGGAGACAATATTGTCAATGCCATTCTAGGGAATTTTCGTGCTTTTGACACCATGCTGGAATCACTTGTTCTGTTCATTGCTGGACTTGGCGTCTATACATTGATCCGCTTAAAGCTTGGAAAGGGGCCAAAAAAAGATGAACATCAATGA
- a CDS encoding pentapeptide repeat-containing protein, which produces MKKTKRLEPLIPKELETRSFAEVIDDNYISNCKISQETIDFSTEEALHIDKVVFENVNFLETSWPRSEFVDVVFLNCDLSNADLSRTVFHRTEFRNSKLLGTNFVEAGIRHTLFDECVMNYATFGFSLCNTVSFISSSMRFADFYQMELKSSEFRMCEMNDINFTETSLKGIDLSTNTFDSIQVSIEKLQGCKVSPDQAIAFARQMGMIVVSN; this is translated from the coding sequence ATGAAGAAAACCAAAAGGTTGGAACCGCTAATCCCAAAAGAACTAGAAACCCGTTCGTTTGCTGAGGTCATAGATGACAATTACATAAGCAATTGCAAGATTTCGCAGGAAACCATTGATTTTAGTACGGAAGAAGCACTTCATATTGACAAGGTAGTCTTTGAGAACGTCAACTTTTTAGAAACTAGTTGGCCGCGTTCAGAGTTTGTTGATGTCGTTTTTTTGAATTGTGACTTATCGAATGCGGACTTGAGTCGCACCGTTTTTCACCGGACTGAATTCCGAAACTCCAAATTGCTGGGTACTAATTTTGTTGAAGCGGGAATACGCCATACTCTTTTTGATGAGTGCGTCATGAATTACGCCACGTTCGGCTTTTCTTTGTGCAATACGGTAAGCTTTATCTCTTCTTCCATGCGTTTTGCGGACTTTTACCAGATGGAATTGAAGAGCAGCGAATTCCGTATGTGCGAGATGAATGATATTAATTTTACGGAAACCAGCTTGAAAGGCATCGACCTGAGCACCAATACTTTTGACAGCATTCAAGTGTCCATTGAAAAGTTACAGGGATGCAAGGTATCACCAGATCAAGCTATCGCATTTGCACGGCAAATGGGAATGATTGTAGTGAGCAACTAA